The proteins below are encoded in one region of Hordeum vulgare subsp. vulgare chromosome 3H, MorexV3_pseudomolecules_assembly, whole genome shotgun sequence:
- the LOC123443194 gene encoding uncharacterized protein LOC123443194, translating to MEGSSSRTPEITIVPAPRPAAGGGGGGGAVDAVKAVSKEPISPGSPSPASKERPGAVSLPGWKLDSLCKESSSPPAMMGRFPYF from the coding sequence ATGGAAGGGAGCAGCAGCCGGACGCCGGAGATAACCATCGTCCCGGCGCCTAGGCCGGCggcgggcggtggcggtggcggtggcgccgTCGACGCGGTGAAGGCGGTGAGCAAGGAGCCCATCAGCCCGGGCTCGCCTTCCCCGGCCAGCAAGGAGCGTCCCGGCGCCGTCTCCCTGCCCGGGTGGAAGCTCGACTCCCTCTGCAAGGAGTCcagctcgccgccggccatgatgGGGCGCTTCCCCTATTTCTGA
- the LOC123443193 gene encoding uncharacterized protein LOC123443193, with product MREKDACWEYGDKLDGNRVRCRFCQKVINGGISRFKFHLSQIPSKGVNPCVKVTDDVREKVIALIEAKESHRELELLKRKRVAELSVLPKRTRELPSQPSSPGLPASPAIIPAFEPNQLLGLEVPAPVLRLSSAVTKPRPASGLEVERCIAEFFFENKLDYSIADSISYRHMMETLVGQESQGPSADVLRTKWLQKLKSEILQRTQEIKKDWVTTGCTILADSWTDNKMKALINFSVSSPLGTFFLKTIDASPHIKNHRGMYELFDEVIQEVGPDNVVQIISDRNINYGNIDKLIMQNYNTIFWSPCASFCVNSMLDEFSKIDWVNQCICQAQTITRFVYNNNWILDLMRRCMAGQELVCSGITKSVSDFLTLQSLLKHRLKLKQMFHSSDYVSSSYANRSLSISCVEILNDDEFWRAVEEIAAVSEPLLRVMRDVSGGKAAIGYIYESMTKVMDSIRTYYIMDEGKCKSFLDIVEQKWQVELHSHLHSAAAFLNPSIQYNPEVKFFTSIKEEFYHVLDKVLTAPDQRHGITSELHAFRKAQGMFASNIAKEARNNTSPGMWWEQYGDSAPALQHCAVRIVSQVCSTLTFQRDWSIILQSHSEKRNKLNKEALADQAFVHYNLMLHSDSKTTTKKKGEGDPIALDDIDMTSPWVEDSDGPSLTQWLDRFPSALDGGDLNTRQFGGSIFGTNDLFGL from the exons A TGCGGGAGAAGGATGCCTGCTGGGAGTACGGCGACAAGCTGGACGGGAACAGGGTCCGGTGCAGATTCTGCCAGAAGGTTATCAATGGCGGAATAAGCAGGTTCAAGTTTCATCTATCTCAAATTCCGAGCAAAGGCGTCAACCCTTGCGTCAAGGTGACGGATGATGTCAGGGAAAAGGTGATCGCTCTCATAGAAGCCAAGGAATCACACAGGGAGCTCGAGCTTCTCAAGAGGAAACGTGTTGCTGAATTGTCGGTGCTTCCGAAAAGAACACGTGAACTTCCATCTCAGCCATCATCTCCAGGGCTGCCTGCTTCGCCTGCTATTATTCCTGCATTCGAGCCGAATCAGCTCCTTGGCCTGGAAGTGCCTGCTCCGGTACTTAGACTATCCAGTGCTGTCACCAAGCCCCGTCCGGCTTCAGGATTGGAAGTGGAACGGTGCATTGCGGAATTCTTTTTTGAGAATAAGTTGGACTATAGTATTGCAGACTCCATTTCATACAGGCATATGATGGAGACACTTGTTGGACAGGAATCCCAAGGTCCATCAGCCGATGTTTTGAGAACAAAATGGCTTCAAAAGCTCAAGTCAGAGATTTTGCAGAGAACACAAGAGATCAAAAAGGATTGGGTGACTACAGGCTGTACTATATTAGCCGATTCATGGACTGACAACAAAATGAAAGCCCTAATCAACTTCTCTGTCTCTTCTCCACTAGGGACATTCTTCCTCAAAACAATAGATGCTTCTCCACACATAAAAAATCACAGAGGGATGTATGAGCtctttgatgaagtgattcagGAAGTTGGTCCAGATAATGTTGTTCAGATTATTAGTGATAGGAACATAAACTACGGTAATATTGATAAACTCATCATGCAGAACTACAACACCATTTTCTGGTCTCCTTGCGCTTCATTTTGTGTAAACTCAATGTTGGATGAATTTTCCAAGATTGATTGGGTTAACCAATGCATATGCCAAGCACAAACAATCACACGATTTGTCTACAACAACAACTGGATTCTTGATCTTATGAGGAGGTGTATGGCTGGGCAGGAGCTTGTTTGCTCAGGGATTACAAAGTCTGTTTCAGATTTCCTCACTCTGCAGTCACTGTTGAAGCACAGATTAAAGCTGAAGCAAATGTTTCACAGCTCTGACTATGTATCTTCTTCATATGCAAATAGATCTCTAAGTATTTCCTGCGTTGAGATCCTCAATGACGATGAGTTCTGGCGAGCAGTCGAAGAGATAGCGGCTGTTTCAGAACCTCTACTGAGGGTCATGAGGGATGTCTCAGGAGGCAAGGCTGCCATTGGTTATATATACGAGTCTATGACAAAGGTGATGGATTCTATTAGAACATACTACATAATGGATGAAGGCAAATGCAAGTCATTTCTGGATATTGTGGAGCAAAAATGGCAGGTGGAGCTGCATTCACATCTTCACTCAGCAGCTGCTTTTCTGAACCCAAGCATCCAGTATAATCCAGAAGTCAAATTTTTCACTAGTATCAAGGAGGAGTTCTACCATGTCCTGGATAAAGTGCTTACAGCCCCTGACCAAAGGCATGGTATCACTTCAGAACTGCATGCTTTCCGCAAGGCACAAGGAATGTTCGCCTCTAACATTGCTAAAGAGGCCCGCAACAACACCTCCCCAG GGATGTGGTGGGAACAATATGGCGATTCAGCGCCAGCATTACAACACTGTGCCGTCAGAATAGTGAGTCAGGTCTGCAGCACCCTGACCTTCCAAAGGGACTGGAGCATCATCCTCCAGAGCCACTCCGAAAAGCGCAACAAGTTGAACAAGGAGGCACTGGCTGACCAAGCCTTTGTGCATTACAATCTCATGCTCCACTCCGACTCCAaaacgacgacgaagaagaaaggAGAGGGTGACCCGATCGCGCTGGACGATATCGACATGACCTCGCCGTGGGTGGAGGATTCGGATGGCCCGAGCCTGACCCAGTGGCTCGACAGGTTCCCGTCGGCCTTGGATGGTGGAGACTTGAACACCAGGCAGTTTGGTGGATCCATCTTTGGCACCAACGATCTTTTCGGCTTATGA